ACACCAAGGCCCGCGCCGCCGCGCTCACCGACGGCGGCACCGCTCCGCGCCTTGCCTTGGTCGTGGCGAACGACGACCCGGCGAGCGCCTGGTATGTGAACTCGCTGCGCAAAGCGGCCGAACGGCTCGGCATCGCTTGCGACACGGTCGATCTCGGCCCTGAAGCGAGCGTGGCGGAGATTCGCGACGAGCTCACCGCGCGCGGCGCGGATCCGGCGACCGACGCGATCATGCTGCAGACGCCCCTCCCGGCGGGCGTCACGCTCGACGACGTGAGTTCGGCGATCGTCGCGTCGAAGGACGTGGACGGCGTCAGCCCGTTGTCGCTCGGCCTGCTGGCAGCCGGGCTGGACGGTTTCGTCCCCGCCACCTCCGAGGCGGTGGTGGAACTGCTCGAACATCACGAGATCCCGCTGGCCGGCCGCCACGTCGCGGTCGTCGGCCGCTCGAACGTCGTCGGGAAGCCGCTCGCCCAGCTGCTGCTGGCGAAGGACGCGACCGTGACGGTGTGCCATTCCCGCACGGCCGACCTCGCCGCCGTCACCGCCACCGCGGACATCGTCGTCGCCGCGGCGGGCCGCATCGGCCTGATCTCCGGCAAGCACGTCCGGGAGGGCGCGGTGGTCATCGACGTCGGCACCAACGAGGCCCCCGACGGCAAGATCGTCGGCGATGTCGAGGCGGAGTCGGTGCGCGGCAAGGCCGCCGGACTCAGCCCGGTCCCCGGCGGCGTGGGCCCGGTCACCACGGCCCTGCTCATGCGCCACGTCGTCACCGCCGCCGAATCCGACTGATCGGGCGCTCTTCGCGGCTGTCCGCGAAGAGCCGCCTCACCCGCGGGCGATGGCGCTGATGAGCGTGCGGCTGCCGTCCTTGGTGGTGGTGACGATCTGCGGGTTGTAGGTGACCGGATTCTGCCCGGGCCGATGTTCGGTGACCACCACGAGGTACTGGCCCGCGAACGCGCCGGGACTGATCGCCACGCAATGGGTGGTGCCCGCGGGGATGCTGTCGATGCCGCGCTGGATGGCGTCGGCGGCCTGGACGGCGGCATCCGCGGTGGTGGTGGCACGGACGTGCTCGCCGGACCGGTCCACGTAGTAGGCGTACTGGAAGGCGAAGATCACCGCCGGGCCGGAATCGAAACCGCCCGCGCCATTGCCCTGGATCCGGTTGCCGACCCGTTCGGCCGGGCACTGCGCGACCGGTGCCGCGGGGGCGGTGGCCGCAGCGGACGGGGCCGGTGCGGCGGCCTGCTGGTCGGAGCCGACCCCGAACTGCATGAAGGCCGCGAAGCCCAGCGCGACGACGCCGAGCGTACCCAGCACGGGTACCGCCCACCGCCGCCTCGCGCGCGGCGCGGGGGAGCGGTCGATCAGTCCCGCGAATCGGTCCTCGTACTCGTCCGGATCGGACTGCGGCGTGTGCATGGTTTCGGCGGTGGCTGGTGCCTCGGCGGGCTGCCGGTCCACCCACGTTGCCCACTCACCGCGGTACTCCGCACCGGCAGGTGCCTGAGCCGGGCCCCCGGCGCCGTACGGATTCCCCCGGTCATAGCCGGGTCGTGCGCTCATCTCCGGTCCGTCCATCGCCCCACCCTTCGTCAGGTCCCCGTCAGATTAACCGCATCGCCACGACGCCGGAACGCCCGGCCGCGTGCGCAATTGAGCCGTACCGCGGCGTGTAGTGCGCCGGCCGATGCGTCGATCCGGCGCACGTGTGACTCGCCGCTCCGGCACGCTCCGGCTCGCGGCATCCGCCGATCGGGACCAAGCTACCCGGGGCAGTGCCGACCGGTCGAGCGCGGACAAGGTTCCGAGAAGTGTTCTCAGCCAACGTGCCACGCCGATCTCGGCGGTCCGATCGCTCGGATACCGTCGGCCCGCCTCACTGGAGGAGCGGCAGCCATTCGTGCTCGGGATAGTGGTCGGACAGGTAGTTACGCACCGCCGCGCGCTGGCCGGCGTTCAATTCCGGCCAGGTTCGCTCCAGGTCGACGCGGTCTTTCGGCCTGCCCTGCTTGGCCTTGAAGATCAGGACGAGCTCCGGGTTGAGGTAGCGGATGCCGTCGCCGGCGATCCAGGTCACCTCGTCGAGCGGCGCGGCCATGGTGGGATCGCGCCGGTTGACCCATTGTCCGTGCCGATCGGGATTCAGCAGGAGATCGATCAGCCAAGGGGAGCGGGCATCGGCTCGCAGCCAGACGCCATCGGCACTTTCGGGCAAATCGGGCAAGCGGTCGTCGACGGGGCGGATGCCGTCCGAGCCCGCCGCCCAGATATGCAGGCGGCCGCGCGCCGCGGCGCGCAGAGCGGGCAGATCGCTGCGGAACATCGACGCGTCGACATCACTGTGCTCGCGCCGGGTTCCGGTCCAGGCGTCGATCGCCCAGCCACCGGCGATCCACCACGGAGCGTCGATGTCGCCGAGGATCTCGGCGACATCGACGGGCGTGACCAAAGCCCAAGCGCCCCAAAGGTCCTGGAACTCAACCGCTTCCGCGTCACGCGGCGGCGGGATCGGGAACTCGCGCAACGATGGCCCCTCCCCTCGAGTACGTCTGCCGACACTACCCGCGGGAGGGCGCCGCTCACCAGTGCGTGACGACCGGGTCGCCGATGCCGATCGTGTGATAGACCCATTCGGCGTCGTCGGGGGCGAGGTTGATGCAGCCGTGGCTGACATTCGCATAACCCTGCTGGTCCACCGACCACGGGGCGGAATGAATGAAAACGCCTCCCCACGTGAGCCGTTCGGCGAACTCGCCGTTGATGACGTAGCCCTCGGGTGAGCTCAGCGGAATGCCGATGGTGCGGGAGTCGAACACGACGGAACGGAACTTCTCGAGCACCGGATAGGTGCCGGTCGGCGTCTCGTATCCCGGCTTGCCCATCGAGGCGGGCATCGTCCGGACGACGGTGCCGCCTACGGTCAGCGTGAACGTGTGCGCCGACATGTTCGCCTCGCCGAACACGCCTGCGTTGGTGCGGAATTCCGTGCGCGTGCTACCGACCGACACGAGGATGGTGGCGTCGGCGGGCAGGAACCCGGACGGCGTCCACACCGCTTCGCGGTCGTCGGTCCACGCGAATGTGCCCGGCAACGGGCGGGTCGTTCTGATGTCGATGGATTGTTCCGTCTGGGCGCGATCCGTGACAGGTGCGGTGAAACGAATGGTCACGGGATGAGCCACGCCCACCACCTGGCCGTTCGACGGTCCGATCGACGCCACCCGAGGCGTCGATGGCTTTCCGATCATCGTCGCTGCCGCCGCGCCCGACCCGAACGCGGCCAGTGCCGCGATCACGGTCGCGAGGAACAGGTACCGAATGGCGCTCCTCATGGCGTCCACCCCTTCGAAATGGTGTGGTAGGCAAGGAACAGTTTAGGTCCCCATGATCAACTCGGCCACACGAAGCGAACCGGTCCGCGGTCCGGTTGTGATCGGGGACGCGCGCCCACCAGAGACCGCATACCCGGGCGGATGCGGACGAAACGGGGGCGCTCCACTCGGGCTCGCCGCCGGTGGAGCCGGACAATCCGGTCAGCGCGCGGCATCGGTGGGCAGCGGTTGCGGTGCGGCCGCCTTACGCGCGTCGAATGCCGCTCGGGCGGCCACGATTCGGTCCTGGTTCTCGACAGCCCACACGCCCATGGCGTGGGTGATCGCGCCGATGCTCGCGCCCATTTCGGTGAGCGAGTACTCCACTCGTGGCGGCACCGTGGGGTAGACCGCGCGGCGCACCATACCCTCGCGCTCCAGGTCGCGCAGTGTGCGGGTGAGCATCTTCTGTGTGATGCCGTCCAGGCGGCGGCGCAACTCGTTGAAGCGGATCGGCCGGTCGTGGTCACGTAGCACGGCGAGTACCAGCATCACCCACTTGTCGGCGAGGACGGTCAGTACTTCTCGTGCGGGGCAGTGGTGGAGGTAGTTCTCTACCAGGCCGTCGGCCGCGGGCGGTGCGCAGGCAGTATCCATCGGGAACCTCGGTATCAAGAAGGTGCCTTCTTTCCGAAAGATACCATCGCTGGTCAGAATCGGTGCATGCGCGCAATCACGCAATACACGTTCGGTGGCCCGGAAGTACTCCAAGTGGCCGAGGTGGATCGGCCACGGCCCGGTCCCGGGGAGGTGCTGGTCCGGGTCGCCGCGACCAGCGTCAACGCCGCCGACTGGAAGGTACGCGCCGGGCTGCTCGGGAAGCTCGGCGATCCACCGCTGACGCTCGGGCTCGACGTGTCGGGCGTCGTGGCCGAACTCGGGCCCGGTGCCGACCGGTTCGCGGTGGGTGATCCGGTCTACGGCATGGTGTTCGGCGGCGCGAACGCGGAATACGTCGTGGCGCAAGCGCGGACGCTGGCGCCGAAGCCGGGGAACATCGACCTGGCGCATGCCGCGGCGCTGCCGACGGCCGCGCTGACCGCGTGGCAGGCGCTGGCCGCGCTCGGCGCCGGGCAGCGGGTGCTGGTGCACGCGGCCGCGGGCGGCGTCGGGCATCTGGCGGTGCAGATAGCCCGGCATCGCGGAGCGTACGTGATCGGCACGGCGCGCGCGGTCAACCACGAGTATCTGCGCGGGCTCGGGGCCGACGAGGTCATCGACTACACCGCAACGGATTTCGCCGCCGCGGTGCGCGACGTGGACATCGTGCTCGACCTGGTCGGCGGCGCGTACGGTTCGCGTTCGCTCGCGGTGTTGCGTCCCGACGGCCGGCTGATCGACACCCAGGGCTCGGACGCGGAGGCAGACCCCCGTTACGAGCGGTTCTACGTCGAGCCGTCCGGGACGTCACTGCGCGAGATCACCACGATGGTCGAGCGCGGTCTGCTGCGCGTGACGATCGATCGGATCCTGCCGCTCCCGGAAGCGGCGAAGGCGCACGAGCTCAGCGAAGCGGGGCGGGTGCGCGGCAAGATCGTGCTGGTCGCCTGGGATCCGCCCGCCTGAACGCGCCCAGCCGCGCTCGGCGCGGGCGTGGTCATCGCCGAACGGCGTGCACGACGTCGGCGTGCAGGGCGTCCGCTCGCGCGGTGAGCCCGTCGATCCGCAGCAGCACCGCGGCGAACCGGTCGCCCTCGGCGGCGGGCAGCGAGGCCACGTTGATCTCGATGTTGAGCTGCGAACTGGTCGCGGCGGCTCGGCAGGCGTCGGCGGCCGCGCCGATGTCGGTGACGACGTTCGGATTCCCGATCGGGAACAGCTCCGTGGCCAGCGAGAGCACCTCGTCCGCCTCGTCGACGACGGCGGCGGGCACGCGGGCGGCCTCGATCAGCGCGGCATTGATCGCCGCGGTGCGGGCGGCGAGCTCCTCCGGAGTGTCCTTGGGCAGCTTGTAGGCGGCGCCGACGGCCGTGAACGCGGCGGCGTCGGCGTCCGCGAGCGCGAGAGCGCGCTCGCGGGCCGCGTCGGCCGCCTCGATGATCCGATCGACCACCGGCCGGTTCTCGGCGTCCTTGGCGCGGGTGGTGTAACGCGCGACCATCGCGACGAGCGCGGCGGCCTGGGCGGCGTGCAGCGCGGCCACCGCACCGCCGCCCGGTGCGGGAATCTTGGCGGCCAGATCGCTCAGGTACTGCGCCAAGGCGGCCCCGCCGAAGGACGGCGCAGTTTCCGTGGACGACGAGCTGGGCTGCGACACGAGGAGGTTGCCTTTCGTTCATCGGCGAGGAGGACTACGAGTAGACGCTACCCCGTGGCGCCTGGCCGCGACCATGCCGTGCCGGGCGTTCCCCCGTGGCCGGTGCGCGGCCCGGGCGTACCCGCCGTTATGTTGAGTGCCATGCGGATCGGATTGAGCATCAACTACTCGGGGGGCTTCAAAGAGGCGGCGGCCGAAGTCGCCGACCTCGAGCGGGCGGGCCTGGACATCGTGTTCGTGCCCGAGGCGTACTCGTTCGACGCGGTGAGCGCGCTCGGTTACCTGGCCGCCAAGACCACGCGCCTGCAGCTGGCCTCCGGCATCCTGCAGCTCTACACGCGCACCCCGAGCCTGACCGCCATGACCGCGGCGGGCCTGGACTTCGTCTCCGACGGACGCTATGTGCTCGGGCTGGGTGCGTCGGGTCCGCAGGTGATCGAGGGCTTCCACGGCGTGCCCTACGACGCGCCGATCGGCCGCACCCGGGAACTGGTGGAGATCTGCCGGAAGGTCTGGCGGCGTGAGCGCCTGGAATACCAGGGCAAGTACTACCAGATCCCGCTGCCCGCCGGGCAGGGCACCGGCCTGGGCAAGCCGCTCAAGCTGATCAACCACCCGGTGCGCGAGCGGATCCCGGTGTTGCTGGCCGCGCTCGGCCCGAAGAACGTGGAACTGGCCGCCGAGATCGCGGAGGGCTGGCAGCCGATCTTCTTCCTGCCCGAGAAGGCGAAGGACGTGTGGGCGGACTCGCTCACCGCCGGGCTCGCCAAGCGTGACCCCGCCCTCGGCGACCTGGACGTGTACGCG
Above is a genomic segment from Nocardia sputorum containing:
- a CDS encoding bifunctional 5,10-methylenetetrahydrofolate dehydrogenase/5,10-methenyltetrahydrofolate cyclohydrolase produces the protein MDTVSLSGKELAAAINADTKARAAALTDGGTAPRLALVVANDDPASAWYVNSLRKAAERLGIACDTVDLGPEASVAEIRDELTARGADPATDAIMLQTPLPAGVTLDDVSSAIVASKDVDGVSPLSLGLLAAGLDGFVPATSEAVVELLEHHEIPLAGRHVAVVGRSNVVGKPLAQLLLAKDATVTVCHSRTADLAAVTATADIVVAAAGRIGLISGKHVREGAVVIDVGTNEAPDGKIVGDVEAESVRGKAAGLSPVPGGVGPVTTALLMRHVVTAAESD
- a CDS encoding nucleotidyltransferase domain-containing protein codes for the protein MREFPIPPPRDAEAVEFQDLWGAWALVTPVDVAEILGDIDAPWWIAGGWAIDAWTGTRREHSDVDASMFRSDLPALRAAARGRLHIWAAGSDGIRPVDDRLPDLPESADGVWLRADARSPWLIDLLLNPDRHGQWVNRRDPTMAAPLDEVTWIAGDGIRYLNPELVLIFKAKQGRPKDRVDLERTWPELNAGQRAAVRNYLSDHYPEHEWLPLLQ
- a CDS encoding L,D-transpeptidase, whose protein sequence is MRSAIRYLFLATVIAALAAFGSGAAAATMIGKPSTPRVASIGPSNGQVVGVAHPVTIRFTAPVTDRAQTEQSIDIRTTRPLPGTFAWTDDREAVWTPSGFLPADATILVSVGSTRTEFRTNAGVFGEANMSAHTFTLTVGGTVVRTMPASMGKPGYETPTGTYPVLEKFRSVVFDSRTIGIPLSSPEGYVINGEFAERLTWGGVFIHSAPWSVDQQGYANVSHGCINLAPDDAEWVYHTIGIGDPVVTHW
- a CDS encoding winged helix-turn-helix transcriptional regulator, with amino-acid sequence MDTACAPPAADGLVENYLHHCPAREVLTVLADKWVMLVLAVLRDHDRPIRFNELRRRLDGITQKMLTRTLRDLEREGMVRRAVYPTVPPRVEYSLTEMGASIGAITHAMGVWAVENQDRIVAARAAFDARKAAAPQPLPTDAAR
- a CDS encoding NADP-dependent oxidoreductase — protein: MRAITQYTFGGPEVLQVAEVDRPRPGPGEVLVRVAATSVNAADWKVRAGLLGKLGDPPLTLGLDVSGVVAELGPGADRFAVGDPVYGMVFGGANAEYVVAQARTLAPKPGNIDLAHAAALPTAALTAWQALAALGAGQRVLVHAAAGGVGHLAVQIARHRGAYVIGTARAVNHEYLRGLGADEVIDYTATDFAAAVRDVDIVLDLVGGAYGSRSLAVLRPDGRLIDTQGSDAEADPRYERFYVEPSGTSLREITTMVERGLLRVTIDRILPLPEAAKAHELSEAGRVRGKIVLVAWDPPA
- a CDS encoding cyclodeaminase/cyclohydrolase family protein, yielding MSQPSSSSTETAPSFGGAALAQYLSDLAAKIPAPGGGAVAALHAAQAAALVAMVARYTTRAKDAENRPVVDRIIEAADAARERALALADADAAAFTAVGAAYKLPKDTPEELAARTAAINAALIEAARVPAAVVDEADEVLSLATELFPIGNPNVVTDIGAAADACRAAATSSQLNIEINVASLPAAEGDRFAAVLLRIDGLTARADALHADVVHAVRR
- a CDS encoding LLM class F420-dependent oxidoreductase, whose product is MRIGLSINYSGGFKEAAAEVADLERAGLDIVFVPEAYSFDAVSALGYLAAKTTRLQLASGILQLYTRTPSLTAMTAAGLDFVSDGRYVLGLGASGPQVIEGFHGVPYDAPIGRTRELVEICRKVWRRERLEYQGKYYQIPLPAGQGTGLGKPLKLINHPVRERIPVLLAALGPKNVELAAEIAEGWQPIFFLPEKAKDVWADSLTAGLAKRDPALGDLDVYAGPALAIGDHVEPLLEFVKPHLALYIGGMGAKGKNFYHTLATKYGYGAEADRIQELYLAGEKEAATKAVPDQLVRDISLVGPAGYVKERIAAFREAGVTVLNVVPMAATAAERVKLIEQLRELV